Proteins encoded by one window of Salmonirosea aquatica:
- a CDS encoding DUF4139 domain-containing protein, which yields MRNIIFFLTLAWGTLSAAFSQTNSPQTVSPTLTHATIFLNRAELTATAKTTIQAGEQRVLVENIPLTIDPNSMQVTGTGNAIITGVRFVRDYLRNAPRPANIQRLDDTLRTVQDDIAAAELSYSVLEEEKKLILINKQVSGSASGVKVTELKELANFYRERLTDIGTKLLRIKEQLTAWKEQEKNIQNQLSDWQNRRKQPTGGIEVSLTASARTTLNLDISYVVNGAGWRPVYDLRVKDTQQPVSLSYKAQVYQNTGQNWENIKLTLSTYNPALGGNKPELTTQYVDFPQPIVMRREMAKFSAAPAIKGSVVEAAAPMADVQSSADFTQIEVNDLSVTFDIALPYDIPTGNQPQLVDIARHEVPATFRHFAIPKLDQDAFLVAQLSGWEKYNLLNGTANVYFQGTYVGETQLTTQNTNDTLTLSLGRDKKVIVERERLNEFSSKRFIGSNIRETVTYRITVRNTKPEAVQLTLEDQVPISQNSDIEVNVEEVSGAKRNPETGKLSWDINLKPNENRTFDIRFEIKYPKGRTVVF from the coding sequence ATGCGAAATATTATTTTCTTTTTAACCTTAGCCTGGGGTACCCTAAGCGCGGCTTTTTCCCAGACAAATTCTCCGCAAACTGTATCCCCTACCCTCACCCACGCCACTATTTTTCTGAACCGGGCCGAACTCACCGCCACGGCAAAAACTACGATTCAGGCCGGGGAGCAGCGGGTATTGGTCGAGAATATTCCACTCACGATAGATCCCAATAGTATGCAGGTAACAGGTACGGGCAATGCCATCATAACGGGGGTCCGGTTCGTGCGCGACTACCTGCGCAATGCGCCTCGGCCTGCCAACATCCAGCGCCTCGATGATACCCTGCGCACTGTGCAGGACGACATCGCCGCCGCCGAATTGTCGTATTCGGTACTGGAAGAAGAAAAGAAGTTGATTCTGATCAATAAGCAGGTGAGCGGTTCGGCTTCGGGAGTGAAAGTGACCGAGTTGAAAGAGCTGGCAAATTTTTACCGGGAGCGCTTGACCGACATAGGTACCAAACTCCTTAGAATCAAAGAGCAACTCACGGCATGGAAAGAACAGGAGAAAAATATTCAGAACCAGCTCTCGGATTGGCAAAACCGCCGCAAACAGCCCACGGGTGGCATCGAGGTAAGTCTGACAGCTTCTGCACGCACAACCTTAAATCTGGATATTTCATACGTCGTGAACGGCGCCGGATGGCGGCCTGTATACGACCTTCGCGTAAAAGACACTCAACAGCCGGTGAGCCTTTCCTATAAAGCCCAGGTATACCAGAACACCGGACAAAATTGGGAGAACATAAAGCTTACCCTCTCGACCTACAATCCTGCGCTGGGTGGCAACAAGCCCGAACTGACGACGCAATATGTAGATTTCCCTCAGCCGATTGTGATGCGAAGGGAAATGGCAAAATTTTCTGCTGCCCCTGCTATCAAAGGGTCCGTGGTGGAAGCCGCCGCCCCCATGGCCGATGTTCAGTCTTCTGCAGATTTCACACAAATTGAAGTAAACGATTTATCTGTGACCTTCGATATCGCCCTTCCCTACGACATTCCCACGGGCAATCAGCCCCAACTGGTGGACATCGCCCGACATGAAGTTCCGGCTACATTCCGCCACTTTGCCATCCCGAAACTGGATCAGGACGCCTTCCTGGTGGCCCAACTTAGCGGATGGGAAAAATACAATTTATTAAACGGTACCGCGAATGTCTATTTTCAAGGAACCTACGTGGGTGAAACACAGTTGACTACCCAGAATACGAACGATACGCTGACGCTGTCGCTGGGACGTGACAAAAAAGTAATTGTGGAGCGTGAACGACTGAATGAGTTTAGCAGCAAGCGCTTCATTGGCAGCAATATTCGCGAAACGGTCACGTATCGGATTACGGTACGGAATACCAAACCCGAAGCGGTACAGCTCACCCTGGAAGATCAGGTACCCATATCGCAGAACAGCGATATCGAAGTCAATGTAGAAGAAGTTTCAGGAGCGAAACGCAATCCGGAAACCGGTAAGCTTAGCTGGGATATTAATCTAAAACCGAATGAAAACCGTACTTTTGACATCCGGTTCGAGATCAAATATCCGAAGGGTCGGACGGTAGTTTTTTAG
- a CDS encoding YihY/virulence factor BrkB family protein, translated as MLEKLLQYRQFQRFSDWLKTTTLFRGSVTLYDILVNLLDKLLVYDIDQRASSVAFSLTLSAFPALISFFTLIPYIPVDNLQAQIMDFLREVMPSSIYAEAQTTILDIISRPRRDILSVGFILTIVTSTNGMVSLMSSFNVVYRDEDKRGFFKTRAIALMLTILLALIIFLSVVLLIVGDGVMQIVSEWNIIRETWIINLVNVLRYITTLAALTVGVSLIYRFAPNRLVRLSFFNAGAFIASALIVLATYAFSFYLSNFGTYNKLYGSIGTMIALMVWIYLIALLLIFGFEINASIIMARRAKKG; from the coding sequence ATGCTGGAAAAATTACTTCAATATCGTCAGTTTCAGCGGTTCAGCGATTGGCTGAAAACCACCACCCTGTTCCGGGGCTCAGTCACACTGTACGATATTCTGGTAAACCTCCTCGATAAACTCCTGGTCTATGACATCGACCAACGGGCTTCATCCGTAGCTTTCAGCCTGACCCTTTCGGCATTTCCCGCCCTTATTTCTTTTTTTACCCTCATTCCCTACATTCCGGTTGATAATCTGCAAGCTCAGATTATGGATTTCCTGCGCGAGGTGATGCCCAGCAGCATCTATGCCGAAGCACAAACCACCATTTTGGATATCATCAGTCGTCCCCGTCGTGACATCCTGTCAGTAGGTTTTATTCTGACCATTGTTACTTCCACCAATGGGATGGTATCGCTCATGAGCTCATTCAATGTGGTGTATCGGGACGAGGATAAACGGGGTTTTTTCAAAACCCGCGCCATTGCCCTTATGCTTACCATCTTGCTGGCGCTAATCATTTTCCTGTCGGTGGTACTGTTGATCGTAGGCGACGGTGTCATGCAGATTGTCAGTGAATGGAACATCATTCGTGAAACATGGATTATTAACCTAGTGAATGTACTTCGTTATATCACTACGCTTGCCGCACTTACGGTAGGTGTTTCGTTGATCTACCGATTTGCACCGAATCGTCTGGTTCGCCTCTCCTTTTTCAATGCTGGCGCATTTATTGCTTCGGCGCTCATTGTGCTGGCCACCTACGCATTTTCCTTCTATCTTTCTAATTTCGGGACTTACAATAAGCTCTATGGCTCCATAGGTACCATGATTGCTCTCATGGTCTGGATCTATCTGATTGCCCTGCTGCTGATTTTTGGATTTGAAATCAATGCCAGCATTATTATGGCCAGGCGTGCCAAAAAGGGCTAA
- a CDS encoding L-threonylcarbamoyladenylate synthase — MPAELIRIYPDNPDIRRIRQVADCLRGGGVVIYPTDTVYGLGCDIHNARAVEKVARIKGIKPQKNDFSFICYDLSHIADYARVSNAAFKLMKKALPGPFTFILEATNHVPKLLNTNKKTVGIRVPDNEIPRFFVRELGNPIITTSIKDDDEVIEYSTDPELIFEKFQHQVDIVVDGGYGGNVGSTIVDATTDDFEIIREGLGDLSQFL; from the coding sequence GTGCCTGCTGAACTCATACGAATATATCCCGACAATCCGGACATCCGAAGAATCCGCCAGGTGGCCGATTGCCTGCGGGGTGGAGGGGTGGTCATATATCCCACCGACACGGTGTATGGTTTGGGTTGTGATATTCATAATGCCCGGGCGGTTGAAAAAGTGGCCAGGATCAAGGGCATTAAGCCGCAGAAGAACGATTTTTCGTTCATCTGTTACGATCTCAGTCACATTGCCGATTATGCCAGGGTGAGCAATGCCGCTTTCAAATTAATGAAGAAAGCGCTGCCGGGACCATTTACTTTTATTCTCGAGGCTACCAACCATGTTCCTAAACTACTGAATACCAATAAAAAAACGGTGGGTATCCGGGTTCCGGATAATGAAATTCCCCGGTTTTTCGTGCGTGAATTGGGAAACCCCATCATTACTACTTCCATCAAAGACGATGATGAAGTGATCGAATACTCTACCGATCCTGAGCTTATTTTTGAGAAGTTCCAGCACCAGGTAGATATTGTGGTAGATGGCGGCTATGGGGGCAATGTGGGTTCCACCATCGTGGATGCTACAACCGACGATTTTGAAATAATCCGGGAAGGCCTGGGTGATTTATCCCAATTCCTTTAA
- a CDS encoding glycosyltransferase codes for MKMPLVSVICTTYNHEDFVDAALASVARQTYPNIELIIIDNASTDSTLSRVDLFCQQNPHAQRIANAWNKGLCSAFNQGLALAQGKYVIDFSGDDILIPSRIERQVAFFENLPEDYGVIFSNALYIDATGAPGRFHYPVDATGRVQIQIPTGDVYKDVLERYFICTPTMMMRRSVIEALGGYDESLTYEDFDFWVRSSVRYMYAYQDEVLTHKRVLPESLSGKVYQPRSGMLQSTFSVCNKAYDLNRSQEEFDALALRIRTFIRKCFYAQEFELAIRFRHLLNYIEDPGLPTELIVFLCRLRLPVNWAYRFYAQRWSKKLTGRRGFDVKFVTNS; via the coding sequence ATGAAAATGCCTTTAGTTTCCGTCATCTGTACAACCTACAATCATGAAGATTTCGTGGACGCAGCCCTTGCGTCGGTAGCCCGTCAAACATATCCAAACATTGAATTGATCATTATCGATAACGCTAGTACGGATAGTACCCTGAGTCGTGTCGATCTTTTTTGCCAGCAGAACCCCCACGCTCAACGTATTGCCAACGCCTGGAATAAAGGCCTGTGCTCCGCCTTTAACCAGGGATTGGCGCTGGCTCAGGGTAAGTATGTGATTGACTTCTCGGGGGATGATATATTAATACCTAGCCGGATCGAGCGGCAGGTAGCTTTTTTTGAAAATTTACCCGAAGATTATGGCGTTATTTTTTCCAATGCACTGTACATCGATGCCACAGGCGCACCGGGGCGTTTCCACTATCCTGTCGATGCTACTGGCCGTGTGCAAATCCAAATACCCACAGGAGATGTGTATAAGGACGTCTTGGAACGCTATTTCATTTGTACTCCTACCATGATGATGCGACGTAGTGTGATTGAAGCCCTGGGAGGCTACGACGAATCACTCACGTATGAGGATTTTGATTTTTGGGTGCGTTCGTCGGTACGGTATATGTACGCTTATCAGGATGAGGTACTTACTCATAAAAGGGTACTTCCTGAGTCATTGTCGGGAAAGGTGTATCAGCCGAGAAGCGGTATGTTGCAGTCTACGTTTTCAGTTTGTAATAAAGCATATGATCTTAATCGTAGTCAGGAGGAATTCGATGCCCTAGCCCTCAGAATCCGAACGTTCATCCGGAAATGCTTCTATGCCCAGGAATTTGAGTTGGCCATACGCTTCCGTCATTTGCTGAATTATATCGAGGACCCCGGATTACCTACTGAGTTGATCGTATTCCTTTGCCGTTTGCGGCTTCCCGTCAATTGGGCCTATCGTTTTTATGCCCAGCGGTGGTCAAAAAAACTGACTGGTCGGAGAGGTTTTGATGTAAAATTTGTTACAAATTCGTAG
- a CDS encoding S8 family serine peptidase: MRNFFILGCLLVCFCVGSGKAQSLPRYLVYFKDKANTPFTIQNPEAYLSARAIARRQRHGVAITPADFPVNPTYIQAIGQTGAKVLYTTRWLNGALVEASDAQLTAIRNLPFFKGIERNLPLAPATTAGIARLGAVNEKFGTQETVDHGRMRDQLAMLGVPELNDNGFQGQGIIIAVLDAGFSRANELVYLKPLFDSKRILDTYDFISRNTNVYDDHFHGLNCLSTIAANQPGVMVGAAPEASFVLYRTENEYSETPYEEATWILAAERADSLGADIISCSLGYNLFDDPAYDYTRAQMDGKTALVTRGARHVARTGMLLVNSAGNEGNNAWRYITAPADADSILAVGAVFSNRTYAPFSSVGPTADGRIKPDVAAQGAGTVIGNDLGTGGVSTGNGTSFSAPLIAGLAADLWQAHPNLTAQQLREVLVKSGHQAANPDSLLGYGVPVVQRAQEIILQDYSPLATEPTPLTTAVLYPNPAQDAVYIRFGSQVPSSTEVQIISNSGIALTRRIPVTRMDVGISVAAFTPGLYFVKISTPQSVRVLKFIKR; this comes from the coding sequence ATGAGGAATTTTTTCATCCTTGGCTGCTTACTGGTATGCTTCTGCGTAGGGTCGGGAAAAGCCCAGAGTTTACCACGCTATCTTGTCTATTTCAAGGACAAAGCCAACACGCCTTTCACTATCCAAAATCCGGAGGCCTACCTTTCAGCACGGGCTATCGCCCGTCGGCAACGGCATGGCGTGGCCATTACCCCGGCCGATTTTCCCGTGAATCCTACGTACATACAGGCCATCGGGCAGACTGGAGCGAAGGTACTCTATACAACCCGCTGGCTCAATGGAGCGCTTGTAGAAGCCTCTGACGCACAATTGACAGCCATCCGCAATTTGCCATTTTTTAAAGGTATCGAACGGAACCTACCCCTGGCCCCCGCCACCACAGCAGGCATTGCCCGGCTGGGCGCGGTGAACGAAAAATTTGGTACCCAGGAAACTGTAGACCATGGACGCATGCGGGATCAGTTGGCTATGCTGGGGGTACCCGAACTCAACGATAATGGCTTTCAGGGCCAGGGAATAATTATCGCCGTACTGGACGCCGGGTTCTCGCGCGCGAACGAGCTGGTCTACCTCAAACCCCTGTTTGATTCCAAAAGGATACTCGATACTTACGATTTCATTTCCCGGAATACCAATGTGTACGATGACCACTTTCACGGTCTCAACTGCCTCTCTACCATAGCTGCCAACCAACCGGGCGTGATGGTAGGCGCCGCCCCTGAGGCAAGTTTTGTGTTGTACCGTACTGAAAATGAATACAGCGAAACGCCCTATGAGGAAGCAACCTGGATTCTGGCCGCCGAGCGGGCCGATAGCCTGGGAGCGGATATTATTTCCTGTTCGCTGGGATACAATCTTTTCGATGATCCAGCCTACGATTATACGCGGGCCCAAATGGACGGCAAGACCGCCCTGGTAACCCGGGGAGCCCGGCACGTGGCCCGTACCGGCATGCTGCTGGTTAATTCTGCGGGCAACGAGGGCAACAATGCCTGGCGCTACATTACCGCTCCCGCCGATGCCGATTCCATACTGGCGGTTGGCGCTGTATTTTCCAATCGTACCTATGCGCCTTTTAGTTCGGTGGGCCCCACGGCCGACGGCCGGATCAAACCCGATGTAGCGGCACAGGGAGCAGGCACGGTCATTGGCAACGATTTGGGTACCGGGGGCGTTTCTACGGGCAATGGTACCTCTTTTTCGGCTCCCCTGATTGCGGGTCTGGCCGCCGATCTATGGCAAGCCCATCCGAATCTGACGGCTCAACAATTGCGGGAAGTTTTAGTAAAATCCGGGCATCAGGCAGCAAACCCTGATTCTTTGCTGGGCTATGGGGTACCTGTGGTACAACGCGCGCAGGAGATTATCTTGCAAGACTACTCGCCCTTGGCTACGGAACCTACCCCGCTCACTACTGCTGTTCTTTATCCGAATCCAGCCCAGGACGCCGTTTACATTCGGTTCGGCAGTCAGGTACCTTCTTCCACCGAAGTACAGATTATCAGTAATTCAGGAATAGCGCTGACCCGGAGGATACCCGTTACCAGAATGGACGTCGGAATCTCGGTGGCGGCTTTCACGCCCGGACTCTATTTTGTCAAAATAAGTACCCCTCAGTCTGTACGTGTGCTGAAATTCATTAAACGTTAG
- a CDS encoding acyl-CoA thioesterase, protein MFTYEVKGIRVRYADTDQMGYVYYGNYARYYEIGRVEALRSLDFHYKVMENDGIMMPVYENRSRYHQPARYDDLLSIYVSIRTLPTARVVFEYAIRNQDDVLLNTGETTLVFQNRVTGRLCMAPADLLEKLYPYFSD, encoded by the coding sequence ATGTTTACCTACGAAGTGAAAGGAATCCGGGTACGGTATGCCGATACGGATCAAATGGGGTACGTATACTACGGAAACTACGCCCGCTATTACGAAATAGGCAGGGTAGAGGCCTTGCGTAGTCTCGACTTCCATTATAAAGTGATGGAGAACGATGGAATCATGATGCCCGTATACGAAAACCGGTCGAGGTACCACCAGCCCGCTCGTTACGACGATTTGCTCAGCATCTATGTAAGTATCCGTACCCTGCCGACTGCCCGGGTGGTTTTTGAGTATGCGATTCGGAATCAGGATGACGTTCTATTAAATACCGGAGAAACGACTCTGGTGTTTCAAAATAGGGTAACGGGGCGACTTTGCATGGCTCCGGCCGATTTGCTGGAAAAACTCTACCCTTACTTCTCGGACTGA
- the mltG gene encoding endolytic transglycosylase MltG, translated as MSRNFKIGVFITLAVLSTTFTFYFWQIFKTPNLQHEKQESFALLIPEGATYQSVLDTLKKHDVINDQISFMFLAKLLNYPERVREGRYVIKPNSSNFQVLKKLREGDQDAVRLTFNNIRLKEELIERIGPRFEFGEQKFREALSSPDLVQKYGFDTTTIVSMFLPNTYDIYWNVGTEKFLDRMHDEYKKFWTDERLAKAKAINLTPVEVATLASIVEEEQARKKDERPKVAGMYINRLQAGMPLQADPTVKFALGDFAIKRILTAQLMVPSPYNTYRNTGLPPGPIRLADQVSLDAVLNYEKHNYTYMCARADLSGYHAFADNYADHLANARLYQAELNRRNIMK; from the coding sequence ATGTCGCGTAATTTCAAGATAGGGGTTTTCATCACACTCGCTGTTCTCTCCACCACATTTACCTTCTATTTCTGGCAGATCTTCAAGACTCCCAACCTGCAACACGAGAAGCAGGAGAGCTTTGCCTTGTTGATTCCCGAGGGAGCAACCTACCAGTCGGTGCTGGACACGCTGAAAAAGCATGATGTAATCAATGATCAGATTTCCTTCATGTTTCTGGCCAAGCTGCTGAACTACCCCGAGCGGGTCCGCGAAGGGCGTTACGTGATAAAGCCCAATTCGTCCAATTTTCAGGTATTGAAAAAACTACGCGAGGGCGACCAGGATGCTGTGCGCCTGACCTTTAACAACATCCGCTTGAAAGAAGAACTCATCGAGCGCATCGGGCCGCGTTTCGAATTTGGCGAACAGAAGTTCCGCGAGGCGCTCAGCAGCCCCGATCTGGTTCAAAAATATGGCTTCGATACGACCACGATCGTCAGTATGTTCCTGCCCAATACCTACGATATATACTGGAATGTGGGTACCGAAAAGTTCCTCGACCGGATGCACGATGAATACAAGAAATTCTGGACTGACGAGCGCCTGGCCAAAGCCAAGGCCATCAATCTGACGCCAGTGGAGGTGGCTACCCTGGCTTCGATTGTGGAGGAAGAGCAGGCGAGGAAAAAGGACGAACGCCCTAAAGTGGCCGGTATGTACATCAACCGTTTGCAAGCCGGTATGCCGTTGCAAGCCGATCCTACGGTAAAATTTGCCCTGGGCGATTTTGCCATTAAACGCATCCTCACCGCCCAATTGATGGTACCTTCTCCTTATAACACTTACCGGAATACCGGCTTGCCGCCGGGCCCCATTCGTCTGGCCGACCAGGTATCGCTCGATGCCGTGCTTAATTACGAAAAGCATAATTATACCTACATGTGCGCCCGGGCCGACCTATCGGGGTACCATGCCTTTGCCGACAATTATGCCGACCATCTGGCCAATGCGCGGCTGTATCAGGCCGAACTGAACCGGAGGAATATTATGAAATAA
- a CDS encoding 3-phosphoshikimate 1-carboxyvinyltransferase, with protein MNSLLVHPPQRPIRAEIRLAASKSECNRALIINALTGFKSDLSNISEARDSQTMQRLLASSDSVADVIDAGTTMRFLTAYFAVTNQHKILTGTPRMCERPIGLLVDALRELGANITYENKEGYPPLRLEGFKASESNHLTIRGDVSSQYISALLMVAPLLPRGLKLTLEGEIGSLPYIEMTLHQMASFGIEYKADWNAKTITIAAQAYEPRPYAIESDWSGASYWYSIVALAEDAEVELLGLKEDSLQGDSAIVDIMEHLGVQSTFTNRGVLLQKTTAAPALGWDFTHCPDLAQTVAVCCAMKNIHLSMTGVESLKIKETDRIYALQQELSKLGAELREIEPNHRYEVRILSDPDPQGTPAIHTYDDHRMALAFAPIGMVRPVQIDDPGVVVKSYPSFWEHLGQVTRIEEPQLS; from the coding sequence ATGAATTCCCTGCTTGTCCATCCCCCGCAAAGACCGATCCGGGCCGAAATAAGACTGGCTGCTTCCAAAAGCGAATGCAACCGGGCCTTGATCATCAACGCCCTGACCGGTTTCAAGAGCGACCTGTCCAATATTTCAGAAGCCCGCGATAGCCAGACCATGCAACGCCTGCTGGCTTCATCCGACTCTGTGGCCGATGTGATCGATGCGGGTACCACCATGCGTTTTCTGACGGCCTACTTTGCCGTGACCAATCAACACAAAATCCTGACGGGTACCCCGCGCATGTGCGAACGGCCCATCGGATTACTGGTGGACGCCCTGCGTGAGTTGGGGGCCAACATTACTTATGAAAATAAAGAAGGGTACCCTCCGTTGCGTCTGGAAGGTTTTAAGGCATCGGAATCCAATCACCTGACGATTCGGGGTGATGTGAGTAGCCAGTATATATCGGCGCTTTTGATGGTAGCCCCCCTCCTGCCCCGAGGTCTCAAGCTCACGCTGGAAGGCGAAATAGGTTCACTACCTTATATCGAAATGACGCTTCACCAAATGGCTAGCTTTGGCATTGAATACAAAGCGGATTGGAATGCCAAAACGATCACGATAGCGGCCCAGGCGTACGAACCCCGGCCTTATGCCATCGAATCGGATTGGTCGGGAGCAAGCTACTGGTACAGCATTGTGGCGTTGGCTGAGGATGCCGAAGTAGAATTGCTGGGTTTAAAAGAAGATTCCCTACAGGGTGACAGTGCCATTGTGGATATCATGGAACACCTGGGCGTACAAAGTACCTTCACGAATCGTGGCGTTCTGCTGCAAAAAACGACCGCCGCCCCGGCCCTCGGTTGGGACTTTACCCACTGTCCTGACCTGGCTCAGACGGTGGCGGTATGCTGCGCGATGAAAAACATTCACTTGTCCATGACGGGTGTCGAAAGTCTGAAAATCAAAGAAACAGACCGCATTTATGCCCTGCAACAGGAACTCAGCAAACTCGGGGCGGAACTTCGTGAAATAGAACCGAACCATCGCTATGAAGTCCGCATTCTCTCCGATCCAGACCCCCAGGGTACCCCTGCCATCCACACCTACGACGATCACCGTATGGCCCTTGCTTTTGCCCCGATAGGCATGGTACGTCCCGTACAAATCGACGATCCGGGGGTGGTGGTGAAGTCCTATCCAAGCTTCTGGGAACACCTGGGTCAGGTGACGCGAATCGAGGAACCTCAACTTTCCTGA
- a CDS encoding DUF502 domain-containing protein — protein sequence MNLNNTFLNRIFGYFVRGLILVAPLYFTILIIWTGVETLDGILPISIPISQNKSIYLPGLGMLIILVGIILLGFFFSTVVPQSFFKFTERILRKIPLVNLIFYSVKDLITAFVGDKKKFNQPVLVTINRESDIKKLGFITQTDLSHLHIKDYIAVYMPHSYAFSGELFIVPIANVTLLNATSTDIMKMIVSGGVSTKGQIQDED from the coding sequence ATGAACCTCAATAACACCTTCCTGAATCGGATCTTCGGCTATTTTGTCCGGGGGCTCATTTTGGTGGCGCCTTTGTATTTTACAATTCTGATTATCTGGACGGGGGTAGAAACCCTCGATGGGATTCTGCCCATTTCCATTCCCATTTCCCAAAACAAATCCATCTATCTGCCAGGGCTGGGCATGTTGATTATCCTGGTGGGCATCATTCTGCTGGGATTTTTCTTCTCCACGGTGGTACCCCAGTCTTTCTTCAAATTTACCGAACGCATTCTGCGGAAAATTCCGCTGGTGAACCTGATATTCTATTCGGTTAAGGATCTGATTACGGCCTTCGTAGGGGATAAAAAGAAGTTCAACCAACCCGTACTGGTCACGATCAACCGTGAATCCGACATCAAGAAATTGGGTTTTATTACCCAAACCGATTTGAGTCATTTGCATATAAAGGATTATATTGCCGTCTATATGCCGCATTCGTACGCATTTTCCGGCGAACTGTTCATTGTGCCGATCGCCAACGTTACGCTTCTGAATGCCACAAGTACCGATATTATGAAGATGATCGTGTCGGGTGGGGTTTCGACCAAAGGGCAAATACAGGACGAAGACTAA
- a CDS encoding NUDIX domain-containing protein, whose amino-acid sequence MRGVALREVWEETGVKAMPLGTGIFDVDVHTIPANSREAAHYHYDIRFLLEADPVQKIERNHEAKEVRWVPMEEARLYNASESILRMWRKNSPNV is encoded by the coding sequence GTGAGGGGAGTAGCCCTGAGGGAAGTATGGGAAGAAACCGGGGTGAAAGCCATGCCCCTCGGTACGGGTATTTTCGATGTGGACGTACACACCATTCCGGCCAACAGTCGGGAGGCCGCCCACTACCATTACGATATTCGTTTCCTGTTGGAAGCTGATCCGGTCCAGAAAATTGAACGGAACCACGAGGCCAAAGAAGTACGCTGGGTACCCATGGAAGAGGCGAGGCTGTACAATGCCTCCGAGTCTATTCTGCGGATGTGGCGCAAAAACAGCCCTAACGTTTAA
- a CDS encoding Ldh family oxidoreductase: MYQADYLQSFVKNVFQKIGCPPQEALLASEVLISADLRGVDSHGIARLAGYVRLYDNGRLNPTPQVRVVYETLSTATVDGDRGLGLVVAPQAMRIAMEKAAKVGSGWVSVRNSNHFGIAGYHAMMALEKDMIGWTMTNAAPLVTPTFSLDKLLGTNPLAVAVPTRNEPPFVADFASTAVAYGKFEILQRQGLPAPLGWAQDAEGNPTDDSNAVKSGGGLLPLGSDREHGSHKGYGLGAIVDIFSGVLSGANYGPWVPPFATAGFMAAQAGVGLGTGHFLGAMCVDGFRPVEEFKDNMDRWIGAFRKARAVEGKQVIIPGDPEREAEVIRRQEGIPLLEPVVQSLVELAQRFELEFTVK, encoded by the coding sequence ATGTACCAGGCCGATTATTTACAGAGTTTTGTTAAGAACGTTTTTCAAAAAATTGGTTGTCCGCCCCAGGAAGCGCTACTGGCTTCCGAAGTGCTGATCAGTGCCGATCTGCGCGGGGTAGATTCCCACGGCATTGCCCGCCTGGCGGGTTACGTGCGTCTGTACGATAACGGTCGGCTCAATCCCACGCCGCAGGTGCGTGTCGTGTACGAAACCCTCAGCACCGCAACCGTAGATGGCGACCGGGGGCTTGGGCTGGTGGTAGCACCCCAGGCGATGCGCATTGCTATGGAAAAAGCGGCCAAGGTAGGTTCGGGCTGGGTGTCGGTGCGAAATTCCAATCATTTCGGCATTGCGGGCTACCATGCCATGATGGCTCTCGAGAAAGACATGATCGGCTGGACCATGACTAATGCCGCTCCGCTCGTTACGCCTACCTTTTCGTTGGACAAGCTGCTAGGTACCAATCCACTGGCGGTGGCTGTACCCACCCGAAACGAACCGCCCTTCGTCGCTGACTTTGCCTCTACGGCCGTGGCATACGGTAAATTCGAGATTCTGCAAAGGCAGGGGCTGCCCGCACCGCTGGGTTGGGCGCAAGATGCCGAGGGAAACCCCACCGATGATTCCAACGCCGTAAAAAGTGGGGGAGGACTGCTGCCACTAGGGTCTGATCGGGAGCACGGTAGTCACAAAGGGTATGGCCTGGGCGCTATCGTGGATATCTTCTCGGGAGTACTTTCGGGTGCCAACTACGGCCCTTGGGTACCCCCTTTCGCCACGGCTGGCTTCATGGCGGCACAGGCAGGCGTCGGATTGGGTACGGGACACTTTTTAGGGGCTATGTGCGTTGATGGATTTCGGCCCGTTGAGGAATTTAAAGACAATATGGATCGTTGGATCGGGGCTTTTCGTAAGGCACGGGCGGTGGAGGGAAAGCAGGTCATCATTCCTGGCGACCCCGAGCGCGAAGCCGAAGTGATTCGCCGACAGGAGGGTATTCCTTTGTTAGAGCCTGTGGTACAATCACTGGTCGAGTTGGCCCAACGATTTGAATTAGAATTTACCGTAAAATAA